Proteins co-encoded in one Flammeovirgaceae bacterium SG7u.111 genomic window:
- a CDS encoding flippase, whose product MPKIAKKNLSYWINSVFFTLAQRLSVMLVGIGSFLILVRALSKDEMGAYALFFTIITIFEVTRDGLIKNALIRFINISPKEDNSRIQSTALVLSLIYTLLFVSLILLCAKPLSVYWESPQLAEMLHVYVITAIISILFSHTEYIQQANLHFRGIFLIYFVKQGIYFFFIVLSVFVFRDTSLYRLALLQTSAVAIAVVVGTVSAKKFLLKKFELSASWIAEQWKYGRFVLATNVSSQALRTVDHFLLASLVSTQAVALYNTSVRISNLLDMPSKAVAEALFPKSVQKSATDPREVAKLYEQTTGGILAVLAPMCLFIFIFPDLIIRIIAGEKYLDAVPVLRIAVIYSLLLPFQKQFGTVMDASGKPKTNFIVNLILAVFNLVIVYILVKIFGLIGAAYGLLTTLVLALIITQTLLKREFGVSTWNALKLAGVFYSYLFRKGSLKEALSKGAK is encoded by the coding sequence ATGCCAAAAATTGCTAAGAAAAACCTCTCTTACTGGATCAATTCTGTGTTTTTTACACTTGCCCAGCGGCTATCGGTCATGCTAGTAGGTATTGGTTCTTTCTTGATATTGGTGAGGGCTCTCAGCAAAGACGAAATGGGGGCGTACGCTCTGTTTTTTACCATCATCACTATTTTTGAGGTGACTAGAGATGGGCTGATAAAGAATGCACTGATCAGGTTTATCAATATTTCTCCCAAAGAGGATAACTCACGAATACAAAGTACGGCCCTGGTGTTGAGCTTAATCTATACACTGCTTTTTGTTTCACTGATTTTGCTATGCGCAAAGCCCTTGAGTGTTTATTGGGAAAGCCCTCAATTGGCAGAGATGCTTCATGTATATGTTATTACTGCTATAATTTCAATACTTTTTTCCCATACTGAATACATCCAGCAAGCCAACCTTCATTTTAGAGGTATTTTCTTGATATATTTTGTGAAGCAAGGTATTTACTTTTTCTTTATCGTATTGTCGGTATTTGTTTTTCGAGACACTTCGCTTTATCGATTAGCCTTACTCCAAACAAGTGCGGTAGCTATTGCTGTGGTAGTTGGAACGGTTTCGGCAAAGAAGTTTTTGCTGAAGAAGTTTGAGCTATCTGCCAGCTGGATAGCAGAACAATGGAAATATGGGAGATTTGTATTGGCTACAAATGTAAGTTCACAAGCACTTCGCACAGTAGACCACTTTTTGTTGGCTTCTTTAGTTTCTACCCAAGCTGTTGCACTTTATAACACCTCGGTTAGGATATCAAATTTGCTGGATATGCCTTCCAAGGCAGTAGCAGAAGCCCTTTTCCCTAAAAGTGTTCAAAAATCTGCAACAGACCCAAGGGAAGTTGCTAAACTTTATGAGCAGACTACTGGGGGGATATTGGCCGTACTTGCACCCATGTGCTTGTTTATTTTCATTTTTCCTGACTTGATCATACGGATAATTGCAGGGGAAAAATATTTAGATGCCGTCCCGGTATTGAGAATTGCTGTGATCTATAGTTTACTATTGCCATTTCAAAAGCAATTTGGGACAGTGATGGATGCGAGTGGCAAGCCAAAGACAAACTTTATAGTTAATTTAATCCTGGCTGTTTTCAACCTAGTAATTGTATATATTTTGGTGAAAATATTTGGGCTCATAGGAGCTGCTTATGGTTTGCTCACTACATTAGTGCTAGCGCTAATAATCACACAGACATTGTTGAAAAGAGAATTTGGAGTGAGTACTTGGAATGCACTGAAGCTAGCAGGTGTTTTTTACTCTTATCTTTTCAGAAAAGGATCACTAAAGGAGGCTTTATCTAAAGGAGCCAAATGA
- a CDS encoding acyltransferase, protein MQIDYSQKKHIPVLDGIRGLAILLVLIFHLFDYIPITKIGWIGVDLFFVLSGFLITGILLNTKDSPNYYQSFIIRRALRIFPLYYGFLVFFMIIVPFTSLSQSITDYDYLTEHQVYYWFYLQNWLASFDQNWPTGNAISHLWSLAVEEQFYLLWPFVVYFLSHKQIKTCCIAIVILAILIRNLLIFNQLSWVAPYINTLARFDSLAIGALLVIYIRYNKEFIEKYISKFLLVTGVLFISILIIIKANGGHNPLLLTNPIMQSIGFTVIGFFFAALIAISLQKNGKAPAFFSNPPLLFLGKYSYGLYVYHSVLDKLFFNEIYTALGANGITSNILTSLSILASSVILSYISFHYYEKHFLKFKKLVVVKLI, encoded by the coding sequence ATGCAAATAGATTACTCCCAGAAGAAACATATCCCAGTACTTGATGGGATTAGAGGCTTAGCCATTTTACTTGTACTGATATTCCATCTATTTGATTACATACCAATAACAAAAATTGGATGGATTGGAGTTGATCTGTTTTTTGTACTTTCTGGTTTTTTAATAACGGGTATATTGCTAAACACCAAAGATAGTCCAAATTACTACCAGAGTTTTATTATCCGAAGAGCTCTTCGGATATTTCCGCTATACTATGGCTTTTTAGTTTTCTTTATGATTATCGTCCCGTTCACCTCTTTGAGTCAGTCTATAACAGACTACGACTATCTTACCGAACATCAAGTATATTATTGGTTTTATCTACAGAACTGGCTAGCGTCATTCGACCAAAATTGGCCTACAGGTAATGCCATATCTCACCTTTGGTCACTGGCCGTAGAAGAGCAATTTTATCTTTTGTGGCCTTTTGTAGTATATTTTTTATCACATAAACAGATAAAAACCTGCTGTATCGCGATTGTTATACTTGCCATACTCATAAGAAACCTATTGATATTCAATCAATTGTCATGGGTTGCACCATATATTAATACCTTAGCCCGCTTTGACAGCTTGGCCATAGGAGCTTTATTGGTGATTTACATCAGATACAACAAAGAATTTATAGAAAAATATATCAGTAAGTTCCTGCTAGTTACAGGAGTGCTTTTCATATCTATTTTGATCATCATAAAAGCAAATGGGGGGCATAACCCGCTATTGTTAACAAACCCCATAATGCAAAGCATAGGTTTTACCGTAATAGGCTTTTTCTTTGCAGCACTAATAGCTATCTCTTTGCAAAAAAACGGGAAAGCACCTGCCTTTTTTTCCAATCCACCACTCCTTTTTTTAGGGAAATACTCTTACGGGCTTTATGTATATCATTCAGTTCTTGACAAATTGTTTTTTAATGAAATATATACTGCATTGGGCGCAAATGGAATTACTTCAAATATATTAACCTCTCTGTCTATTCTTGCTTCGTCCGTAATACTTTCATATATATCCTTCCATTATTACGAAAAACATTTTCTGAAATTCAAAAAACTTGTTGTGGTAAAGCTTATATGA
- a CDS encoding glycosyltransferase produces the protein MRDIIVTGLQSWDIGIGSNCKDIAQEFSKKCRVLYVNRAYDRKTILQSKLGKKGYTRRGVLTEVSSTFWVYTPKTIFDSINWLKSSKLYDFIASRNGKAWAKEIEEVVNQLGLQEPTLFIDNDFLRGSFYAKYYPYKSLIYYIRDNLLTQSYFQKHGKRLEKRIIKSADFVLANSVYLSEYAKKYNPKSYYIGQGFDQNIFLNIPEKSGLLEHMTTPIIGYIGNITSERIDVSLLEKVATENPEWSFVFVGPEDRRFKESSLHGLANVFFVGKVSPEQVPMYINACDVCINPQIVNEMTIGNYPRKVDEYLAAGKPVVAIKTLAMLPFEKHVYLANGYQDFADYVAKALEDNNDSLENKRKQFANEHTWENSVSKIYEHVEID, from the coding sequence ATGAGGGATATAATTGTTACAGGTTTACAATCTTGGGATATCGGTATCGGAAGTAATTGTAAGGATATCGCTCAAGAATTCTCAAAAAAATGTAGGGTGCTTTATGTAAATAGAGCCTATGATAGGAAAACTATTTTACAGAGTAAATTAGGCAAGAAAGGATATACAAGAAGGGGCGTGCTTACAGAGGTTTCATCTACTTTTTGGGTGTATACGCCAAAGACTATTTTTGACTCTATCAATTGGTTGAAAAGCAGCAAACTGTATGACTTTATAGCAAGTAGAAATGGGAAAGCTTGGGCAAAGGAAATAGAAGAAGTGGTAAATCAATTAGGCTTGCAAGAGCCCACACTTTTCATTGATAATGATTTTTTGCGTGGTAGTTTTTATGCTAAGTATTACCCATATAAAAGTCTTATCTATTACATAAGAGACAACCTTCTCACTCAATCTTACTTCCAAAAGCATGGTAAAAGGCTAGAAAAAAGAATAATAAAATCGGCAGATTTTGTACTAGCCAATTCAGTTTATTTATCTGAGTATGCGAAGAAGTATAATCCTAAGTCTTACTACATAGGACAAGGGTTTGATCAGAATATTTTTCTGAATATTCCTGAGAAAAGTGGTTTGCTGGAACATATGACAACCCCAATCATCGGCTATATTGGCAATATCACTTCAGAAAGGATAGATGTATCCTTATTGGAAAAAGTTGCGACTGAAAACCCAGAGTGGAGTTTTGTTTTTGTAGGACCAGAGGATAGGAGGTTCAAGGAAAGTTCGCTACACGGGTTGGCGAATGTGTTTTTTGTAGGAAAGGTCTCTCCCGAGCAGGTACCGATGTATATCAATGCATGTGATGTATGCATTAACCCACAAATAGTCAATGAGATGACCATAGGGAATTATCCTAGGAAGGTAGATGAATATTTAGCTGCAGGGAAGCCTGTGGTAGCAATAAAAACACTTGCGATGCTTCCTTTTGAAAAACATGTATACTTAGCAAACGGCTATCAAGATTTTGCTGATTATGTGGCAAAGGCACTGGAGGATAATAATGATTCATTAGAAAACAAACGGAAGCAGTTTGCCAATGAACATACATGGGAAAACTCTGTTTCCAAAATTTATGAGCACGTAGAAATAGACTGA
- a CDS encoding MBOAT family O-acyltransferase, giving the protein MGVVTNVGLLFYYKYADFFISNVNLFLEQDYPLLHLALPLGISFFTFQQIAFLVDNYKYKIEKYNFINYGVFVSFFPQLIAGPIVHHTEMMPQFREVSTYSIKPENINKGLFIFILGLTKKLVIADTFGVIANNGYANTSLLSSSEAWITSFAYSIQLYFDFSGYSDMAIGLGLLFNIHIPLNFWSPYKSKNIQEFWRRWHITLGSFLREYVYIPLGGNRRGGARTYVNLFLTFVIGGIWHGAGWNFMVWGALHGLALVVHRLYSGWNLKLPKVISVVITFLFVNMAWVFFRATSWGDALDILSKMGGYGETSATSFSLIASLYDIPVWLIGCVLLFMPNTFQWSEKFKPTVWFLLIMIALVVLNITYMNSVVKQEFLYFDF; this is encoded by the coding sequence GTGGGAGTGGTCACCAATGTGGGCCTCTTGTTTTACTATAAATACGCAGATTTTTTTATCAGCAATGTAAACCTCTTTCTTGAGCAGGATTATCCCTTATTGCACTTAGCCCTTCCTTTGGGTATCAGCTTTTTTACCTTTCAGCAAATTGCATTTCTGGTAGATAACTACAAGTATAAAATAGAGAAATACAACTTTATAAACTATGGTGTATTTGTCTCGTTCTTCCCTCAGCTGATAGCTGGTCCAATAGTGCACCACACCGAAATGATGCCTCAATTTAGGGAGGTGTCTACATACAGTATAAAGCCTGAAAACATTAATAAAGGCTTATTTATATTTATATTAGGGCTTACTAAAAAGTTGGTTATTGCAGATACTTTTGGAGTAATTGCCAATAATGGATACGCCAATACTTCTCTGCTCAGTAGCTCAGAAGCTTGGATAACCTCTTTTGCCTATTCTATCCAGCTATATTTTGATTTCAGCGGGTACTCTGATATGGCTATTGGCCTCGGGCTTCTTTTTAACATCCATATCCCTCTAAACTTTTGGTCTCCTTATAAGTCAAAAAATATTCAAGAGTTTTGGAGACGGTGGCATATAACGTTGGGGAGCTTTCTTCGCGAGTATGTCTATATACCTTTGGGAGGAAATAGGAGAGGGGGGGCAAGAACTTATGTTAATTTGTTTTTGACCTTCGTGATTGGAGGGATATGGCATGGAGCAGGATGGAACTTTATGGTTTGGGGTGCTCTTCATGGGCTTGCTTTAGTAGTACATCGGCTTTATAGTGGGTGGAACTTGAAGTTGCCGAAAGTCATAAGCGTAGTTATCACCTTCCTTTTTGTAAATATGGCCTGGGTGTTTTTTAGGGCAACATCATGGGGCGATGCCTTAGATATTTTATCTAAAATGGGAGGCTATGGGGAGACTTCGGCTACATCTTTCAGTTTAATTGCTTCACTTTACGATATACCTGTTTGGCTAATTGGCTGCGTACTTCTTTTTATGCCAAACACATTCCAATGGAGTGAAAAATTTAAGCCTACGGTGTGGTTTTTACTTATAATGATTGCTCTTGTAGTACTGAATATCACATACATGAATTCGGTAGTGAAACAAGAGTTTCTATACTTTGACTTCTAA
- a CDS encoding methyltransferase domain-containing protein produces MTEELIPSKISYSKAVDIKRLNFITKAIELYTSGNRKVLDVGCGNGLISMQLGQLGYNVKGVDISDKAIGKAIANNTLPNVSFEVADAEALTIQNKKYDVVICSEVLEHLYEPGSMLETLRELIAENGILIVTVPNGRGPREIFITKPMQWMQSKAPFAWDMVGKVKEMLGYDGKTDQSDADDLTHIHFFTKKNLKNLSKEKGFELLVFGKANFVGDVFPFSFFIKRSFKLQEFDCKTADLLPHYFTCGFNTVWVKK; encoded by the coding sequence ATGACAGAAGAGTTAATACCATCGAAAATCAGCTATTCTAAAGCTGTAGATATTAAAAGGTTGAATTTTATAACTAAGGCAATCGAACTCTATACTTCAGGCAATCGAAAAGTACTAGATGTCGGATGTGGTAATGGACTGATCAGTATGCAACTAGGTCAGTTAGGATATAATGTGAAAGGGGTCGATATCAGCGATAAGGCTATCGGAAAGGCTATTGCTAATAATACACTCCCAAATGTATCTTTTGAGGTAGCAGATGCCGAGGCTTTGACCATTCAAAACAAGAAATACGATGTGGTGATCTGCAGCGAGGTGTTGGAACATCTGTACGAGCCGGGAAGTATGTTGGAAACACTGAGAGAACTCATTGCCGAGAACGGTATTTTGATAGTGACTGTTCCCAATGGAAGAGGACCAAGGGAAATATTTATCACAAAACCGATGCAATGGATGCAATCTAAAGCACCATTTGCCTGGGACATGGTGGGGAAAGTGAAAGAAATGCTGGGTTATGATGGTAAAACGGACCAGTCCGATGCTGATGATCTTACACATATCCATTTTTTCACTAAAAAAAACTTGAAGAACCTATCAAAGGAAAAAGGGTTTGAGCTATTGGTTTTCGGAAAAGCCAATTTTGTAGGAGATGTCTTTCCTTTCTCATTCTTCATTAAAAGGTCATTTAAATTACAGGAGTTCGATTGCAAAACAGCAGATCTACTGCCACATTATTTCACCTGTGGATTCAATACCGTTTGGGTAAAAAAATAA